Sequence from the Macaca fascicularis isolate 582-1 chromosome 16, T2T-MFA8v1.1 genome:
TAGTTTTTAAGAGCCACATATTACAGCCCACGAATTccaggttatagtgagctatgatccctcTACTGCActtagcttgggtgacagagcaagatgctgtctcaaaaaaaaaaagtttctggtCTTTGTaatcagaagaagaagaagaaaaaagagctaCATATTAATGAAAAACAACTTTTCTCCAATTCagattggagaaaaataaaatatgctcatTGTTGGTGAGAGAGCAGAAAACAGGCACTTACTCGTATATTAGGCGTGGAAGTATGATGTGGGCTAACCTTGCTGGAAGGAAATTTGGGAATATGtatcaaaaaccttaaaaatatgcaTGTTAGAGGCTGAGTGGGACAAGGAGGGCATTTGTAGCAGGGAGGAGGGTGTCCGTGGTGGGTAGGGAATGGCGGTGGCAGGCTAAGGAGGGTGTCCCTATGGGAAAGCTAATGACTGTGGAGACTGGCTGCATACCTAGGACTTATCCAGAAAGGAAGTATGTTAAGGATAATAGGAGTGAGGGCTCTCACTGTCACAGAAGGGAGTTATGGAAAGGGAGAAGGCTAGACGGAAGGCTGTGGTGCTAGATGGGAATTAGAGACATTGGTGGAAACTCATGGGTTTCAATATATACAGACAAAGAAATACAGATtcaaatgtgtgtatatgtgtatgtgtatatatttgtgtgtgtcctTATATAAGTTTATCTACATCTATCCATGTAGGCATTGCTTCGGTACGTCTGTTTATACATACTTCCTAGCTGTGTCCATTGAGAAGGGCTAGGACCAGCCATGCCCAGTAGCAATGAGCTTACCTAGCACCCAGGCCTTAGCTTGTAACTCACATGCTCCACTTAAAGGAATccaggctccttggagaaatagcTGATTCCAGGGTTGGGGCAGGGAAGGTACAAGAAAAGCTTGGAACACTTGTACTAGAAAGTAAAGGAATGCTTACAGAATGGTGGGGACTTGAAAAGATATAAGCCAGCTTAAAGGGGAACCCACTGGCCAAATCTAGGTCAATGAAAACATCGAAATAATCTTTACGGATTATAACCCAGTGAAAAAAACAGgaatctggccaggtgcggtagctcatgcctataatcccagcactgtgggaggcagaggcaggcagatcacttgaggtcagtggtttgataccagcctggtcaacttggtgaaaccctgtctctactgaaaatgcaaaaaaaaaaaaaaaaaaaaaaattaggtgggagtgatggcgcacgcctgtaattccagctactggagaggctgaggcaacagaagtgcttgaacccgggaggtggaggttgcagtgagttgagattgtgccactgcactccagcctgggtgacaagagtgagactccatctcaaaacacaaaaaaagcagCAATCTGTGAGTCCATAATgacgtaaataaataaatgaggaggaagaggatgacaGAATTAAAAGAGGCTATCACATCCTTCAATGAGAGAAACcaggaatctgagaagaaatgGTTGACCCTAAGGCTGAGGTTGGGAAAATGTAAGGAATGAAGTTCAGAGACATGCTACAACAGGATGAACcttgaaacattatgctaagtgaaagaagccagtcaccagacacatgctacaacatggatgaaccttgaaaacattacaaatagactagtagttgccaggggctgctgCAGGAGGAGGAAATAAATGGGGAGTGATGGCTAAAgggagtttctttttggggtgatgaaaatgttctaaaattatatagaggtaatggctgcacaactctgtgaatatactaaaaatcactgaattgtatactttaaaagggtgagtTTCATAGTATGTGAATGTCTCAATAAagctgattttatttaaaaaaaaaaaaaaaagaatgagagcctGTTAAAGGGATATAAGAGCCGACctgaaggccgggtgtggtggctcgcgcctgtaatcccagcactttgggaggccaaggcggatggatcacgaggtcaggagttcaagaccagcctggccaagatggtaaaatcccgtctctattaaaaaaatacaaaaattggccgggtgtggtggctcacgcctgtaatcccagcactttgtgaggctgaggtgggcggatcacgaagtcaccatcctggctaacatggtgaaactgtgtctctactaaaaatacaaaaaaccatctgggcgtggtggcactcgcctgtagtctcagctactcgagaggctgaagcaggagaactgctttaacccaggaggcagaagtttcagtgagctgagatggcgccactgcactccagcctggatgacagagcaagactcaaaaaaataaaataaaataaaataaaaagaatgaggaagtgTTTCAGATCAAAAGAGGCTAAGGAGACAACTAAACGTAATGTGTAATACTGGATCAGATCCTTTTGCCACAAAGGAATTAGTGGGGCAAGTGGTGAAAACAGAGTGGGGTCTTGGAATTAGTAGTGTGTTTCATTGCTAATTTTCTGGGTTTGACAATTGTATTGTGGTAATGTAGAATGTCCTTGTGTGTAGGAATTAAAGCATTCAGAAGTGACAATCATGGTGGCATGGAGGATCATGGTGGCAATTTACACTCAAATGagtcaaaaggaaaaaagttctttgtaaaaaaaaaatcctgctgtGATTTTGATTGGGGTTATTTTTAATTCCTGGATTATTTATGACTGTGCTTCTTCTCACTTAAACACTAATAAACATCTcatctcttaaatttttttttttttttttttttttttttatagagacagggtctctgtcacccaggctaaaatgcagtggaatgatcatagttcactgcagcctcaaacccacgggttcaagtgatcctcccacctcagcctcccgaatagctgggattacagatgtgcaccaccacgcctaattttttaattttttgtagagatggggtcttgctatctttcccaggctggtcttgaattcctgggttcaagcgatctctagcctcagcctcccaaagtgctgggattacaggcataaactacCTCACTTGGCCCATTTCTTAGTAAATATGCAAATCTCATTCCCAGTTTTCTGATATGTGCCCCTTTTTCAAATCACTGAtattttttgtctgattttgtgtgtatatgtgcgtaTGCATGCATGCGTATGTGTATTTGCATCTGAAGGTTCAGCAAGCTTTTTTTATAAAGGGCcggagagtaaatattttaggctttgtggggcATATTGTCTCTGCTTCTTAATTCTGCTACTACTGTTGTGCAAGGGCAACACAAATGGACGTGTCTGCACTCCAGTTAAACtttttttacaaaaacaggtggctggGCTAGATTTGGCTTGAAAGTTGGTCACAGACTGCAAACCTCTAATAtagaatacaaatttttaaaaaatgtatgtgtcCTTGACCCACTTTTAGGGATTTATTTAGCTATAAGATTGGAAACAGCTTAGATATATACAGTTAACAAGGTATCAGTTGTATAATAATCCGCATGTTGGGATGATATAAAGCTGTGTAGTATGAAAAAATAATGCCGTAGCTAAATCTTTCTGCATATGCATCATTATTTCCTTAGGGAAGACCTGGGATTAAGTCCTGTCCCATCAACCTCAAGATATGGAACCtcatggaagggagggaggcaatGCCGAGGATGTGCTCCTGAGCAGGTGCCACAATTCTTCACCCGTCAGGTAGGTCTGATCATGGGAATTCACAGATACTGTGATAAACGACTTATAAAAAAATCACCTGGCAACATAAAAGATGCCAGAAGGGTGAATTCCTGTGTGACTTCTGTGTCCACAGTTCAAATTCAAGGGCTGTCTTCTCCACCTGGGAAATGATACAACTTCCCACTCTCAGTCATTCGGTTCTCCCTCTATAGACAACGAGGTCATAAATTCCTCAATGGCAGGaacttttttatatattaaaaaataaaactccccAATTTTAATGGTAGCACCTGCTACACATAAGACACGAGAGTCAAGGTGGAAGATGGAAGAGTGTGGGGTCTGAAGTTACAAATCTCAGCTGACTCCTGGTTCCTGTCATTTGTGCCCTATTTGATCCTGGAAACTTCATAAATGATCTGAGTTCTGGGTTCTCCATCTGCAACATGGGCACAATTACTGGCACTTAGTAGGCATGCACAAAGAATAAAACTTGCCTCACAGAGCCAAAGAGATTCCAGAGTATTAGAGCACATTAATAAATGCCAAAAATAAGAACATTCTTGTTGGATTCAGCATCCCAGTTTGGCAGGAAGCAGTGgctcagcctggcatggtggcatacacctgtagtcctggctactcaggctgaggtgggaggattgcttgagcccaggagattgagactgtaatgatcacatcactgcactccaggcaggaCAAccgagtaagaccctatctcaaaaaaaaacaccctaaaacaaacaaacatttcagATGAATCTAGCCGAAATATTCCTGCTATAAAGCTAGGCTGCTCTTCCTGTTTTTATCTTGTCATTAATAATGATCagcatttttctcattaattttcttACTTTACATAAAATTCTATGGACTGGAATGTTTTCATTCTTGTTAATGTTTTGAGTATGTAATTCTATAATCAAAAATAAGTGTTATTAAAAAGTATGTATCTGTCCCCTTTCCATCCCctgaaaaaaaacccataaagaaAAAGGGCCAAAATATCCCTATGTTTCATCTAATTTCTAAAGATAAGCAGTACTTGGCCCTATGAACTAAAGAGAGCCCATTGGTCAGGTAGAAACGGCCACTTACTGCCCATCCCAAAAGATACTGACTCTCAAAGGTCAGATTAAGCTGGGAGATGATCAGCATCATCTTCAGAGCAAGCCAAAAAGACATaaccagaggaggaggaggacagtaCAGGGAGTGTGGTACCTGAGTAGGTGTCGGCTCAGCTGCCTGGATCTGAAAGTTCTGGGAGGGCTTCTGGGGGACAGTGGGGAGGGTGGCAGATGCCGCCTGCACCACCCGCAGAGCCTGCTGGGGGATCTGCACCACCTGCTGCTGCTCGGCCTTGGGGGGCACCACCTGGACCTGCTGGACCACAGCTGGCTGGCCCCCCCCAGGGCTCTGAACAATGAGCAGGTTATTTCCCGCTTGGATGATGTTGTCCGCGGTGGTCTCGATCAGCACCGTCTCCACCTGCTCAGCCACAGCCACagggggctgggaggcaggaaggctCTTCTTCCTTGCTTTCTTGTTAGTCTTAGACAGTGGGGTTGGGGGGCTTTCAGTGAGGAGCTGAGTGGGGGCCCCGGTGTCACTGGCGTTCACGAGGTTGTTGACAGGCAGAGTGAGCGTCACATTGCCGCCCCCACCTGTCAACTTCACCACATTGGCCCCACTCTGCACGGGGGTGGTGGTCGTACTTGACTTCTGGATGGGGGCTGGCTTGATGGGGACAGGCTTGTGACTGGACGGTGAGGGGGTGATGATGGCTTGGTTGGTGCCAGGGATGATCTGGATCTGGTTGGTGAGATTGGGCTGTACTTGGATGGTTTGGGAACTGCTTGCCTGAATCTGAGGGACTGCCTGGTACTGGATATTGGCATTTGATCGGGTCCCTTTGTTGATCATGGTGGGATTCTGGATAGCAAACACCAGCTGCCCTCCAGGATAGGAGGCGCTCAGTTGTGACCCCTGAATCTGAAGTACATTTCCTTTGGAGGACAAGATTCCAAAGCTATTCTTGCCGGGGCTGAGAGGGAGAGGGGCAGGTTTGATAGGGACAAGTTTCCGCGGTGTGGGCTGTGGGGGAGCAGGAGGTGTCACAGCAGCTTCAACTGCTGGAGGGCCAATTTTGCTACATGTTGCAGCAAGCAGGGCTAAGGGAGATGGCTGGGAGTCCTGCAAAAAAACAGCAGAGAAAAGGAATGAGACAGGAAGGCCCGCTGCCCAGCTGCCTCTGTCCATGATCTTCTCTTCTTGGCGGTATTCCACGCCACTCTTCCCCACCTCCGTGGCAGGCATGTTGCCAGCACCCTCCCCTGCTTGGCTGCTGTCTCCCCTTCTCTACTGGTTTCTCCATTAAGTGAGGGAGAAAAGGTGGACAGTGTCTTTCTCAGGAAGGAATCCCTGGCCGCACCCCACAGACAGGGTAAACTAACAATGTGAGCTGACTTCCTACTCCCCACTGGCCTTGTTTCTAAGGACAGTGAAGCATGTTTGGCTCTTAGATGGAGTTTTGTTAGCCCACCCCAGGGACTGAGGGGTCCCTGATTGCTCAACTGAGGAaatgagggaggaaaaaagaaatggaggggCAACAGGAGGAATAAATACTTCAGTAAAGGGCTTTTTAGTACTCAGAACATGTAACTTTATAGATTGGGCTACACTTTCAAGACAATGAGAGagcctctgttttccttttccttttttagtgaGGTCTGGTGGAAGGAACACAGAGTTTAATCCTTGTTTTTCCGGCAGCCCAACTGTGGCACCTTAGGTAAATGGCCATGGTTTctcagtaaagaaaatgtggctaaCTGAACCTTCCCCAGTCTCATAACCTAGGGTATTTATAGTGAGACAGTGAAGATAAAGTGTTTTCAGTGAGTCTGTCCAGGATGCTGCAGCCCCAAGCCCTCGGAGCCCAGTGCCTACTCGCCTGTGTGGTGGAGGCAGCAGGCTGCAGGTAGTCACTGGGACTGacagcagcagtggcagccaTGCTGGTCTGTGGATCTGTTGGAAGAAAAGAGATGGAGTAATGTATAAGATGCCCAAAAAGAACGCAAGCCCACTTgcctcagattttctttcttttctttgagacggagtttttgctcttgttgtccaggctggagtgcagtggtgtgatctcggctcatggcaacctcccccttctagattcaagcaattctcctgcttcagccttctgagtagctgggattacaggtgccaccaccatgcccagctaatttttgtattttcagtagagatggggtttcacgatgttgtccaggctggtctcgaactcctgacttcaggtgattcacctgcctcggcttcccaaagtgctgggattacaagcatgagccaccacacctagccatattttctttttgcctctatTTGTTGCTGCTTCTCCAAGGGAAGTTAAAGACTTTTCCCCAGACTTCCCCACCCTGGGTTGACAGCCTTACATCTATTTCAGTAGATTACTTTCTCCTCTCCTCAGACTCAGCCATCTGAGGCTGTGAGGACAGCTGGTCCTGCTGTCGTTGGACTGCCCCCTCCAGCCACCACAGAGTCTAGATAACACAAAAATAACCAAGACTATACCAGGACTCTCTTCTGTAACTCAGCTATGCCCTCTCTGATGGGCACTGCTGGCTCTCCATAGCTAAACTGGAACTCCTCTATGGTGGGCAAGGGGAGCTCCCCAGCTAATCCTCTAGCTCAAACTCAAGCCTCCTGTTCACTCCTGCTGTAGACAGATGCCAAAACTGAGAGGGAAGTATCGCTCAGTCAGTTTTTCGGACAAGGAGGACACACCTGCTCCATTCCCAAATCTTGGGTGTTTTATGCTCAGCCTTCACCACAAAGGCTGTTGTCCCCAGGCAGCATATACAGCACATgggtcaattcttttttttttttttttttgagaaggagtttcactcttgttgcccaggctggagtgcaatggtgcgatcttggctcactgtaacctccacctcccaggttcaagcgattctcctgtctcagtctcctgagtagttgggattacaggcatatgccaccatgcctggccaatttttgtatttttaagagagacagggtttcaccatgttggtcaggctgttctcaaactcccgacctcaggcgatccacctgcctcggcctcccaaagtgctgggattacaggtgtgaaccactgcgcccggcctcatgggTCAATTATTTACGTGAATTTACACTTTTTACATAGTACAATAGGCATGGCCCCACAGGCATCAACCAAGACTCGGTAGAGCTAATGACTAACTGGATATAACAAGGAGAATGAAAACAAAgtaaattctatttttgtttaaatgtgtatatatttctatacatGAATATAACCAAATAGGAAAAAGTCTTAAGCCATTATCTCCTAGTGGTTGAGTTTTGTTTgacttaaatttattttgcaccttgtttttctgtactttttcattttcccatgATAAATATATTCTactgtactttttttcttaaataaagaaaaatatagttgAGGAAGTAATGAAGGGACTCTCTACTGTGCACTTAAGTCATCTAAAAGAGgccaggtacagtagctcatgcatgtaatcccagcactttgggaagccaaggtgggaggatcgcttgagcccaggagttcaagaccagcctaagcaacacagttAGACCCTGTccctaataaaaattttttaaaaagaaagaaaaacaagatcagGAAAATGAAAGTCATGAGAATTTTAGGAGAAAGAATCTATGCCATCTTAAAGTTCATAAATCACTAAAGAAAAGAATaccaggggccgggcgcggtggctcaagcctgtaatcccagcactttgggaggccgacacgggcggatcacgaggtcaggagatcgagaccatcctggctgacacggtgaaaccccgtctctactaaaaaaatacaaaaaactagccgggcgaggtggcgggcgcctgtaatcccagctactcgggaggctgaggcaggagaatggcgggaatccgggaggcggagcttgcagtgagctgagatccggccactgcactccagcctgggcggcagagcgagactccgtctcaaaaaaaaaaaaaaaaaaaaaaaaagaataccaggCAGAATCAGATTTCGATCCTGGACCTTTGGAAAGCAGATTTCACTAAGTACAGAAATAAGAGGGGTATTACTTTGAAGACTCAAAGAGACAAAAAGGCTCAGGGTGCAttctgcttggaaggctgagacggaaggatcactcaaggccaggaatttgaggctgcagtgccctattatcacacctgtgaatagacaaaacactcctgcctgggcaacatagcaagaccccatctcttaataaaacaaacaaaaaggctcaGGGGTTGAGTCCTTGTAAGGAATTTGGCAAAAAGAGGACAGatattgggctgggtgtggtggttcatgcctgtaatcctagcattttgggaggctgaggcaggcagactgagctcaggagttaagagaccagccagggcagcatggtgaaaccccatctctactaaacatacaaaaaattagccaggcgtgatggcaggtacctgtaatcccagctaaacgggaagatgaggcagaatcatttgaacccaggagatggaggttgcagtgagctgagatcgcaccactgcactccagcctgggcaagagtgagactgtctctaaaacaaacaaacagacaaacagaggaTAGACACTGGGAAAGCTTCTCTGGAAGAACAATTCTTAAATGGGGAAAGGTAAAGAAAAGGTGAAGGCACTGGactcagtgactcatgcctttaattccaaAACTTCGGGAAGgcgaagtaggaggattgcttgaggccaggaattggagaccagcctgggcaacaaagggaaaccctgtctctacaaaaaatttaaaaattagccacacatggtggc
This genomic interval carries:
- the SP2 gene encoding transcription factor Sp2 isoform X2, translating into MSDPQTSMAATAAVSPSDYLQPAASTTQDSQPSPLALLAATCSKIGPPAVEAAVTPPAPPQPTPRKLVPIKPAPLPLSPGKNSFGILSSKGNVLQIQGSQLSASYPGGQLVFAIQNPTMINKGTRSNANIQYQAVPQIQASSSQTIQVQPNLTNQIQIIPGTNQAIITPSPSSHKPVPIKPAPIQKSSTTTTPVQSGANVVKLTGGGGNVTLTLPVNNLVNASDTGAPTQLLTESPPTPLSKTNKKARKKSLPASQPPVAVAEQVETVLIETTADNIIQAGNNLLIVQSPGGGQPAVVQQVQVVPPKAEQQQVVQIPQQALRVVQAASATLPTVPQKPSQNFQIQAAEPTPTQVYIRTPSGEVQTVLVQDSPPATAAATSNTTCSSPASRAPHLSGTSKKHSAAILRKERPLPKIAPAGSIISLNAAQLAAAAQAMQTININGVQVQGVPVTITNTGGQQQLTVQNVSGNNLTISGLSPTQIQLQMEQALAGETQPGEKRRRMACTCPNCKDGEKRSGEQGKKKHVCHIPDCGKTFRKTSLLRAHVRLHTGERPFVCNWFFCGKRFTRSDELQRHARTHTGDKRFECAQCQKRFMRSDHLTKHYKTHLVTKNL
- the SP2 gene encoding transcription factor Sp2 isoform X1, which encodes MSCQPVEDPQTSMAATAAVSPSDYLQPAASTTQDSQPSPLALLAATCSKIGPPAVEAAVTPPAPPQPTPRKLVPIKPAPLPLSPGKNSFGILSSKGNVLQIQGSQLSASYPGGQLVFAIQNPTMINKGTRSNANIQYQAVPQIQASSSQTIQVQPNLTNQIQIIPGTNQAIITPSPSSHKPVPIKPAPIQKSSTTTTPVQSGANVVKLTGGGGNVTLTLPVNNLVNASDTGAPTQLLTESPPTPLSKTNKKARKKSLPASQPPVAVAEQVETVLIETTADNIIQAGNNLLIVQSPGGGQPAVVQQVQVVPPKAEQQQVVQIPQQALRVVQAASATLPTVPQKPSQNFQIQAAEPTPTQVYIRTPSGEVQTVLVQDSPPATAAATSNTTCSSPASRAPHLSGTSKKHSAAILRKERPLPKIAPAGSIISLNAAQLAAAAQAMQTININGVQVQGVPVTITNTGGQQQLTVQNVSGNNLTISGLSPTQIQLQMEQALAGETQPGEKRRRMACTCPNCKDGEKRSGEQGKKKHVCHIPDCGKTFRKTSLLRAHVRLHTGERPFVCNWFFCGKRFTRSDELQRHARTHTGDKRFECAQCQKRFMRSDHLTKHYKTHLVTKNL
- the SP2 gene encoding transcription factor Sp2 isoform X3, which codes for MAATAAVSPSDYLQPAASTTQDSQPSPLALLAATCSKIGPPAVEAAVTPPAPPQPTPRKLVPIKPAPLPLSPGKNSFGILSSKGNVLQIQGSQLSASYPGGQLVFAIQNPTMINKGTRSNANIQYQAVPQIQASSSQTIQVQPNLTNQIQIIPGTNQAIITPSPSSHKPVPIKPAPIQKSSTTTTPVQSGANVVKLTGGGGNVTLTLPVNNLVNASDTGAPTQLLTESPPTPLSKTNKKARKKSLPASQPPVAVAEQVETVLIETTADNIIQAGNNLLIVQSPGGGQPAVVQQVQVVPPKAEQQQVVQIPQQALRVVQAASATLPTVPQKPSQNFQIQAAEPTPTQVYIRTPSGEVQTVLVQDSPPATAAATSNTTCSSPASRAPHLSGTSKKHSAAILRKERPLPKIAPAGSIISLNAAQLAAAAQAMQTININGVQVQGVPVTITNTGGQQQLTVQNVSGNNLTISGLSPTQIQLQMEQALAGETQPGEKRRRMACTCPNCKDGEKRSGEQGKKKHVCHIPDCGKTFRKTSLLRAHVRLHTGERPFVCNWFFCGKRFTRSDELQRHARTHTGDKRFECAQCQKRFMRSDHLTKHYKTHLVTKNL